From the Malus domestica chromosome 17, GDT2T_hap1 genome, one window contains:
- the LOC103405453 gene encoding photosystem I reaction center subunit VI-2, chloroplastic-like has protein sequence MASLATLAAVQPATINGLGGSSLTGTKLVVKPTRQSIRTKNIRSGAVVAKYGDKSVYFDLEDLGNTTGKWDLYGSDAPSPYNPLQSKFFETFAAPFTKRGLLLKFLILGGASTIAYLSATASDDILPIKKGPQLPPKLGPRGKI, from the exons ATGGCATCTCTGGCAACCCTAGCAGCCGTTCAACCGGCCACCATTAACGGCCTCGGCGGAAGCTCCCTCACCGGAACAAAGCTCGTTGTGAAGCCCACTCGCCAGAGCATCAGAACGAAAAACATCAG GAGTGGTGCTGTGGTGGCCAAGTACGGAGACAAGAGCGTCTACTTTGACCTTGAGGATCTGGGCAACACCACCGGGAAGTGGGACTTGTACGGTTCAGATGCGCCCTCACCTTACAACCCTCTTCAG AGCAAGTTCTTTGAGACATTTGCTGCTCCATTCACCAAGAGAGGCTTACTCCTCAAGTTCTTGATATTGGGAGGAGCTTCCACCATTGCCTACCTTAGTGCCACTGCCTCCGACGACATTCTACCAATCAAGAAGGGCCCACAACTTCCACCCAAGTTGGGCCCACGTGGCAAGATCTAA